AATTGTATTAATGTAATTATGAACTTTTCGGTGTcgttctatttttttttttctcgcTCGTTCTCTCTCGCTCTATCTGTCTCTCTGTCTGtgtattgataatattttggaataaaattgttaaaCTTTCAAATTAAATGTAATTAGAGTATTTCAAATggtgttgtttttttttaagaCATTTAATGAACgagtttttctttttttttctcttttctcACTTTTCTcacttttcttcttcctcccCCCTCCAACTTTGAACTGTCTGGTGCTGCTGGTTGCCCTTAGTAtgttttcctttttttctttgttctCTTGCTCCCCTGCCCAACTTGTTTAACTTATCCATTAATATCTACAATTAATAAgatgataatattgattataaacagttctatataataaatattttaccCATACCATGCCCCTAATTTCACCCAAATAGCACTTTAAACAATCTATAAAACACTACACTAATCAATATTAGTAACAGAACTCCTATATAAGCAATGTATTTGCCAAGATACTCCATTGCACTTTTGCTTTTATTGGGTGAATCCTCTGATAAAGGTATTGTTACAACATGCTCAGCAGCTTGATAgcaaattcttcttctcgATATAATCTCACAATCTCTTGGTGGTACAtctcttttcaaaataccCTTGCCTAACAATATACTTGTGTACAGTGTCAATGACGCATCAAATGCCAAGAAAAAAGTTTCTAGAAAGATGGACTCTCTTTCTATACCACTCGTAACTTTTTCAACTCTTCTCACATTTTCAAACGTACTTTCGTCAAATGTGACAATCTCGCCTCGGGCCATTTTGTCGACTGGGAAggttaattttaaaaactGTTCGATTTTGGCAAATGAATCAAGAATAGATTTGGTTCTTACAACAAGTGAAGgaatcaacaactttttgAGATTATCATAatgattgaaaaacaattcaataCATGACAAACTTTTATAGACCGTTTCAAAGGCTTGGGTTGCAACGtcaataatcaataatgcTGAAGGAACAATATCTCCTTCGTATGTTTTATCCTCCCAGTTGGAATTGAACTTCTTGTATTCATGCATAGTAGTGTATTGTCCAAAGATATCATTAAAATCATGctctaatttcaataaatttagtTTTGACTTGTTGGCCATTAACGTTACATCGTCATAATGGGGGATTTTCCTCAAGAAGGTAGCATATATGGTGATGATATCCAGATACAAGTGGACtagatttttcaaatttataatgGATCTAAAAACTGCATTATTTAGacaatatttgaatatctCGGGGTGTGTGATTAAAAGTTGTTTGTCAGATTCCAAAAGATTGGAATCTAAAGTTATTCTTCTATCTCCTATTGTGTATGGCATGCAATTAAtacaacaaataaataataaaaaaaaaataaagattgGTGAAAATGCTAAAACTTAAATGCTAGTAAAAAGGTACAATAATATAGTTGAATTCAATTCGTTGATATCTATCcctgtgtgtgtgtatgtaCGTATTTTTATTGGATGGTCCACCAGAGatagctttttttttaacaagACCAAAaagtagtaatagtaattaGTAACAGATGAACTTTGAGACGAAATGGTGCAGTGAAGTGAAGggaaccaaaaaaaaaaataacgaTGAGAGTAAATGTCGCATACACGGCATGATGTCGTTGTGACATTTTTGTTTGCCtctttcaaaaacaaaatttcaattgctACACGTAATTAAGTTGTGTcatgttattattattctccGATTACTATCtttagttttctttttctttatcagAAAGCAACCATtaagaaataaatatcaTTTGGAACtgcaattgattttgattcattacACTgccttcttctttttttttttttttctttttagtgATTAGATAATGGGAGTTTTCAGTATCTTTGGCTCCAAAGAGTCTTTCGACCCGAATGTGTTCGAAAAGGAATTGACTTCAATTACAGAGAAAATCAAtaccaacaaacaacaaattagCAAGTTACAACAGCGTCAAAAATACGTAAGAAGATCCTTGTCAAGatattttatcatcatctatCTCTGTATTTTTGGGTATTGTTATGCCACCATTCCTTCAAGTACTATCGGTAAGAATCGAGTTCAGTGGTTTATAAGAGGTCAAACTAGACAACACTTGTTGGTGTTAATAGGATACCCGTTGTTTTCAGTGTTGACTTTAAGGGCAGTCTCGTacattttccaatttttcatcaataataaacagAGCTATTTAAAGAGCCTACAGAACAAGCACAAGGAAAAGATcgaagaattgaaaaagattaCCAACTTTAACAAAACGAATGAGTTGATCAATAAATATGGAAATGAAAAGCAACCACAGGTTTCTTTACAGAAACAAGAGCCTcaaccaatttcaaatcaaaaacaacaagatcATTTGAGAAACAGACATAATAAGCTGGGAAATCTCCGAGATCAGGCTATGAAAGAATTGAACTTGCCAGAGGACAAACAATTACTGTCACAGCAAAAGGGGCAACTTCCAAATACAAAGCAAGCTCCT
The sequence above is a segment of the Candida albicans SC5314 chromosome 3, complete sequence genome. Coding sequences within it:
- a CDS encoding uncharacterized protein (Membrane-localized protein of unknown function), whose product is MPYTIGDRRITLDSNLLESDKQLLITHPEIFKYCLNNAVFRSIINLKNLVHLYSDIITIYATFLRKIPHYDDVTLMANKSKLNLLKLEHDFNDIFGQYTTMHEYKKFNSNWEDKTYEGDIVPSALLIIDVATQAFETVYKSLSCIELFFNHYDNLKKLLIPSLVVRTKSILDSFAKIEQFLKLTFPVDKMARGEIVTFDESTFENVRRVEKVTSGIERESIFLETFFLAFDASLTSYTSILLGKGILKRDVPPRDCEIISRRRICYQAAEHVVTIPLSEDSPNKSKSAMEYLGKYIAYIGVSLLILISVVFYRLFKVLFG
- a CDS encoding uncharacterized protein (Ortholog of C. dubliniensis CD36 : Cd36_84070, C. parapsilosis CDC317 : CPAR2_102720, Candida tenuis NRRL Y-1498 : CANTEDRAFT_98617 and Debaryomyces hansenii CBS767 : DEHA2D07392g), which gives rise to MGVFSIFGSKESFDPNVFEKELTSITEKINTNKQQISKLQQRQKYVRRSLSRYFIIIYLCIFGYCYATIPSSTIGKNRVQWFIRGQTRQHLLVLIGYPLFSVLTLRAVSYIFQFFINNKQSYLKSLQNKHKEKIEELKKITNFNKTNELINKYGNEKQPQVSLQKQEPQPISNQKQQDHLRNRHNKSGNLRDQAMKELNLPEDKQLSSQQKGQLPNTKQAPIPAIPQQPAQRTIQDRLLDILIGSDNSESVENRYALICFHCFAHNGLAPPHTEDPADVKFQCWKCGAMNGKGMLFEQPDMKFDSSKNSSSELINLEVKEKESGNLDHPGTENEEKEESTKKLQ